Proteins co-encoded in one Diaminobutyricimonas sp. LJ205 genomic window:
- a CDS encoding SDR family oxidoreductase, with protein sequence MTKRVLITAGAGGIGLAVAKAFIAEGARVHIADVNEEAVTKLTAEYENITGSVTDVSKPESVTALFEDVKRELGGLDVLINGAGIAGPTAPVDEYDAAQWAAVVSINLTGTFLVTQAAIPLLKESDAASILTISSLAGRFGYPNRVAYSTTKWGLVGFAKTLAMELGPFGITSNTIHPGAVDGPRIMSVFEGRASVSGRTVQEEIDSAMANQSVKKFIDPNDIAALIVFLAGPHARTISGQMFPIDGDSKAAV encoded by the coding sequence GTGACCAAGCGTGTATTGATCACTGCTGGTGCCGGTGGCATCGGTCTGGCTGTCGCGAAGGCGTTCATCGCCGAGGGAGCCCGCGTCCACATTGCCGACGTCAACGAAGAAGCGGTGACCAAGCTCACTGCCGAGTACGAGAACATCACCGGCTCGGTCACCGATGTCAGCAAGCCCGAGTCGGTCACCGCCCTCTTCGAGGACGTCAAGCGCGAGCTCGGCGGACTCGACGTGCTGATCAACGGTGCTGGCATAGCCGGCCCGACCGCGCCGGTCGACGAGTACGACGCCGCCCAGTGGGCCGCCGTTGTGTCGATCAACCTCACCGGCACCTTCCTGGTCACCCAGGCCGCGATCCCGCTGCTCAAGGAGTCGGATGCGGCGTCCATCCTCACCATTTCGTCGCTCGCCGGCCGCTTCGGATACCCGAACCGCGTCGCCTACTCGACCACGAAGTGGGGCCTCGTCGGCTTCGCGAAGACCCTCGCCATGGAGCTTGGCCCGTTCGGCATCACCTCGAACACCATCCACCCGGGCGCCGTTGACGGCCCCCGCATCATGAGCGTCTTCGAGGGCCGCGCCTCGGTCTCGGGCCGCACCGTGCAGGAGGAAATCGACTCCGCCATGGCCAACCAGTCGGTGAAGAAGTTCATCGACCCGAACGACATCGCCGCGCTCATCGTGTTCCTCGCCGGACCGCACGCGCGCACCATCTCGGGCCAGATGTTCCCGATCGATGGCGACTCTAAGGCGGCCGTGTAA
- a CDS encoding CynX/NimT family MFS transporter, which produces MSTTSSAPAPAASADHASGLTKVSLWKGRIGLIIGIVLLGITLRYAITGMSPLLTTIREEMGIDVAGASFLGMLPTLSFGVAGFLAPVLIRRWSPELTAALAMLLAAAGTIGRAMTDSVPLFFVLSAVALFGMGFGNVVGAPLVKKYFPDRQGAMLTVFALLMQAGATLPAMTAIPLADAAGWRFSIASWGIISVLAALPWIVQLVKMRKDRNAASATSTAAAAPTGPKLGLGQLIKSPIAVGTALFYAMASLNTYAMLAWMPTIFQDGGMSEADAAAAFSVFTFLTLPMAAITPILATKLKNVAPVAVILALVFPIGYTGIIIAPEQAVLWAFIAGIGGGAFPLAITMFNKRTRTPQGSASIAGFSMGTGYLFGTLGPLLGGALFAATGGWTAALVVFGLTSILAIIGGLMMTRGKSALEDKFAPVNAEEGK; this is translated from the coding sequence ATGTCTACGACCTCTTCCGCCCCCGCCCCGGCGGCTTCCGCCGACCACGCATCCGGCCTCACCAAGGTCAGCCTGTGGAAGGGCCGCATCGGCCTGATCATCGGCATCGTCCTGCTCGGCATCACGCTTCGCTACGCGATCACCGGGATGTCGCCGCTGCTGACCACGATCCGCGAGGAGATGGGCATCGACGTCGCCGGCGCCAGCTTCCTGGGCATGCTGCCCACGCTGAGCTTCGGTGTCGCCGGATTCCTCGCACCGGTGCTCATCCGCCGGTGGAGCCCCGAGCTCACCGCCGCCCTGGCGATGCTCCTGGCCGCGGCAGGCACCATCGGTCGCGCCATGACCGACAGCGTGCCGCTGTTCTTCGTGCTGAGCGCCGTGGCGCTGTTCGGCATGGGCTTCGGTAACGTCGTCGGCGCACCGCTGGTGAAGAAGTACTTCCCGGACCGTCAGGGTGCGATGCTCACCGTGTTCGCGCTGCTCATGCAGGCCGGTGCGACCCTTCCCGCGATGACGGCGATTCCCCTCGCCGACGCAGCGGGATGGCGCTTCTCGATCGCCTCGTGGGGAATCATCTCCGTGCTCGCCGCGCTGCCGTGGATCGTGCAGCTCGTCAAGATGCGCAAGGACCGGAACGCGGCATCCGCGACCTCGACCGCTGCTGCGGCTCCAACCGGCCCGAAGCTCGGCCTCGGCCAGCTCATCAAGAGCCCGATCGCCGTCGGCACCGCGCTGTTCTATGCGATGGCGTCGCTCAACACCTACGCCATGCTGGCCTGGATGCCGACCATCTTCCAGGACGGTGGGATGTCGGAGGCCGACGCCGCAGCCGCGTTCTCGGTGTTCACCTTCCTGACGCTGCCGATGGCCGCCATCACGCCGATCCTCGCGACCAAGCTGAAGAACGTCGCCCCGGTCGCGGTGATCCTCGCCCTGGTGTTCCCGATCGGTTACACCGGCATCATCATCGCTCCGGAGCAGGCCGTGCTCTGGGCATTCATCGCCGGCATCGGCGGTGGCGCGTTCCCGCTCGCCATCACCATGTTCAACAAGCGCACGCGCACCCCACAGGGCTCGGCCTCCATCGCCGGATTCTCGATGGGCACCGGCTACCTGTTCGGAACGCTCGGCCCGCTGCTCGGCGGCGCCCTGTTCGCCGCCACCGGCGGCTGGACCGCGGCCCTCGTGGTCTTCGGGCTGACCAGCATCCTGGCCATCATCGGCGGCCTGATGATGACCCGCGGCAAGAGCGCTCTGGAAGACAAGTTCGCCCCCGTGAACGCTGAGGAAGGAAAGTAA
- a CDS encoding 3-hydroxyacyl-CoA dehydrogenase NAD-binding domain-containing protein produces MTESRINEKVAVVGTGVIGASWTAYFLAQGFTVAASDPGEGAEDRLRRWVDDFWPALETLGLAEGASKDNLSFSSDVAVAVKDAVFIQENGPERIDIKRAILAGIEAAAPADTVIATSSSGLLITDAQAGAKHPERIVLGHPFNPPHLIPLVEVLGGKETSEESVQKALDFYTRIGKRPIRINKEVKGHVANRLQVALWREAFSLVENGVVSVADIDTAISQGPGLRWALLGPFLNLHASGGDGGITHVLEHIGPAQREWARDLGEYPETDDYIGPMAAGVDAELEGYDFAETLKARDRLLIELIGAKKQAPQLP; encoded by the coding sequence ATGACCGAATCACGCATCAACGAGAAGGTCGCCGTCGTCGGCACCGGAGTCATCGGGGCCAGCTGGACCGCATACTTCCTCGCCCAGGGCTTCACCGTTGCGGCATCCGACCCCGGCGAGGGCGCGGAAGACCGCCTGCGTCGCTGGGTTGACGACTTCTGGCCCGCACTGGAGACCCTCGGCCTCGCCGAGGGCGCCTCGAAGGACAACCTGAGCTTCTCGAGCGATGTCGCCGTCGCCGTCAAGGACGCCGTCTTCATCCAGGAGAACGGCCCCGAGCGGATCGACATCAAGCGGGCGATCCTCGCCGGCATCGAGGCGGCCGCCCCCGCCGACACGGTCATCGCGACCTCGTCGTCCGGGCTGCTGATCACTGACGCGCAGGCCGGGGCGAAGCACCCTGAGCGCATCGTGCTCGGTCACCCGTTCAACCCGCCGCACCTCATCCCGCTCGTCGAGGTTCTCGGCGGCAAGGAGACGAGCGAAGAAAGCGTGCAGAAGGCGCTCGACTTCTACACCCGCATCGGCAAGCGTCCGATCCGGATCAACAAGGAAGTCAAGGGTCACGTCGCCAACCGCCTGCAGGTTGCCCTGTGGCGCGAGGCCTTCTCGCTGGTCGAGAACGGCGTCGTGTCGGTTGCCGACATCGACACCGCGATCTCGCAGGGCCCGGGACTGCGCTGGGCACTGCTCGGCCCGTTCCTGAACCTGCACGCCTCGGGCGGCGACGGTGGCATCACCCACGTGCTCGAGCACATCGGACCGGCCCAGCGCGAGTGGGCACGCGACCTCGGCGAGTACCCCGAGACCGACGACTACATCGGCCCGATGGCTGCCGGTGTGGACGCTGAGCTCGAGGGCTACGACTTCGCCGAGACGTTGAAGGCCCGTGACCGGCTGCTGATCGAGCTGATCGGCGCAAAGAAGCAAGCTCCACAGCTTCCGTAA
- a CDS encoding MarR family winged helix-turn-helix transcriptional regulator, translating into MTTVDDYIDKSRAQWAQIAPELETEPAGIVGRIMRIAHVIELRSERVLEDLGVTRSEFDILSLLVRTGRPMTPSELATQALCSAAGVTKRLKKLVDSGMVTREANPSDGRGALITLTDKAREKMIPILQAVLDAEADLISVIPPEEREPLAAQLRTLLSSLEAAGSR; encoded by the coding sequence GTGACCACCGTGGACGACTACATCGATAAGAGCCGCGCGCAATGGGCGCAGATCGCGCCCGAGCTGGAGACCGAACCCGCGGGCATCGTCGGCCGCATCATGCGGATCGCGCACGTCATCGAGCTGCGCAGCGAGCGTGTGCTCGAGGACCTCGGTGTGACCCGGTCCGAGTTCGACATCCTTTCCCTGCTCGTCCGCACCGGCCGCCCGATGACCCCGAGCGAGCTCGCTACCCAGGCGCTCTGCTCCGCCGCCGGGGTCACGAAGCGTCTGAAGAAGCTGGTCGACTCCGGGATGGTCACCCGTGAAGCCAACCCGTCGGATGGCCGGGGCGCGCTCATCACCCTGACGGACAAGGCGCGCGAAAAGATGATTCCGATCCTCCAGGCGGTGCTCGATGCCGAGGCGGATCTGATCAGCGTGATTCCCCCTGAAGAACGCGAGCCGCTCGCCGCGCAGCTGCGCACGCTGCTGAGCAGCCTGGAAGCCGCAGGCTCCCGGTAA
- a CDS encoding oxidoreductase: protein MRTPKVALVTGASSGIGEATARRLAGLGLTVYGSARRLDRMSTLEADGIRLLHMDVTDDASMTAGVERILADTGRIDVLVNNAGYGSYGALEDVPLDEARRQFDVNVFGLARLTQLVLPTMRAQRSGKVINMSSMGGKMYEPLGSWYHATKFAVEGLSDSLRLELKPFGIHVVIIEPGAIISEWNAIARDSLLEVSGNTAYGPLAQSVAAEMAAAGAPGEGSLPTVVADAVAAAVKARHPKTRYPIGRHARAVVLGRRLLPDVAMDAVLWRRYTRHM, encoded by the coding sequence ATGCGAACCCCCAAAGTCGCCCTGGTCACCGGCGCGTCATCCGGAATCGGCGAAGCCACCGCCCGCCGCCTCGCCGGACTCGGCCTCACCGTCTACGGCTCCGCCCGCCGCCTGGATCGGATGTCGACCCTCGAGGCCGACGGCATCCGACTGCTGCACATGGATGTCACCGACGACGCCTCCATGACCGCGGGCGTTGAGCGCATCCTTGCCGACACCGGACGCATCGACGTGCTGGTCAACAACGCCGGCTACGGCTCATACGGTGCGCTCGAAGACGTCCCTCTCGACGAGGCCCGCCGCCAGTTCGACGTGAACGTGTTCGGTCTCGCCCGGCTCACCCAGCTGGTGCTGCCGACGATGCGCGCCCAGCGCTCCGGGAAAGTCATCAACATGTCCTCGATGGGCGGCAAGATGTACGAGCCGCTCGGCAGCTGGTACCACGCCACCAAGTTCGCGGTCGAGGGGCTGAGCGACTCCCTGCGTCTCGAGCTGAAACCCTTCGGCATCCACGTGGTGATCATCGAGCCCGGCGCGATCATCAGCGAGTGGAACGCGATCGCCCGTGACAGCCTGCTCGAGGTCTCCGGCAACACCGCGTACGGACCACTTGCGCAGAGCGTCGCGGCCGAGATGGCGGCGGCGGGTGCCCCGGGCGAAGGCTCCCTGCCGACCGTCGTCGCCGACGCGGTGGCCGCGGCGGTGAAGGCGCGGCATCCGAAGACCCGCTACCCGATCGGCCGACATGCCCGGGCGGTGGTGCTCGGGCGACGGCTGCTCCCGGATGTCGCCATGGACGCAGTGCTCTGGCGGCGATACACCCGGCACATGTGA
- a CDS encoding SDR family NAD(P)-dependent oxidoreductase, producing MSGLLDGKVAIVTGGTSGIGLATVERFVSEGAKVAIADIQDELGSSIADRLGESVTYIHTDVTDEAAIEALVAKTVERFGKLDVMYNNAGAQGDPSAITEISAEGFDKTIALLTRSVLLGHKYAARQFQAQGTGGSIVTTASAAALQGGWSAAGYTIAKHAIVGIVRQSVAELAPLRIRSNAIAPGIIMTPIMARTFGVPADQAEEFTTFLADRLGSTQPFGRVGFADDIAKVATFLASDLSEYVTGTVIPVDGGATAVTQGTFASEVVTAAQEFVAR from the coding sequence ATGTCAGGACTACTCGACGGCAAGGTAGCAATCGTCACCGGTGGCACGAGCGGAATCGGGCTCGCGACCGTAGAGCGCTTCGTTAGCGAAGGCGCGAAGGTAGCGATCGCCGACATCCAGGACGAGCTCGGCTCGTCGATCGCGGACCGGCTCGGCGAGTCCGTCACCTACATCCACACCGACGTCACGGACGAGGCTGCGATTGAGGCGCTTGTCGCCAAGACGGTCGAGCGTTTCGGCAAGCTCGACGTCATGTACAACAACGCTGGCGCTCAGGGTGACCCTTCGGCCATCACTGAGATCAGCGCGGAAGGCTTCGACAAGACCATCGCGCTCCTCACCCGCTCGGTGCTGCTTGGGCACAAGTATGCGGCTCGGCAGTTCCAGGCCCAGGGAACCGGTGGCTCCATTGTGACCACGGCGAGCGCCGCAGCACTCCAGGGCGGATGGTCCGCGGCCGGTTACACCATTGCCAAGCACGCCATCGTCGGCATCGTGCGGCAGTCGGTGGCGGAGCTTGCTCCCCTCCGCATCCGGTCCAACGCGATCGCGCCGGGCATCATCATGACGCCGATCATGGCGCGCACGTTCGGCGTCCCCGCGGACCAGGCGGAGGAGTTCACCACGTTCCTCGCCGATCGACTCGGATCGACCCAGCCATTCGGCCGTGTCGGCTTCGCCGATGACATCGCGAAGGTAGCGACGTTCCTCGCGAGTGACCTGTCCGAGTACGTGACCGGCACGGTCATCCCCGTCGACGGCGGCGCGACCGCCGTAACGCAGGGCACCTTCGCCTCGGAGGTTGTCACCGCCGCCCAGGAGTTCGTCGCCCGCTAA
- a CDS encoding S9 family peptidase — MSRYASSTARRVARRTLVTSGVALALLLAGCGATDPAVTADETAAPGDRMTLRTLAESDEKPQLELGERTGGGSAYTTRRVTYESGGITVSGSLSVPTGDGPHPGLVLAHGLVDPESYTDGSGMPREQHHFADAGYVVLSADLRSSEPGTEEVTALSIDMGATLDVINAVRALASADLPSLDEDRISLLGHSMGGVLVINAMVAKPDLVDAVVALAPASSDPIELVEQLSPMAGGSRDRVYARFGTPEQHPEFWEDLSARTFAEQAEAPLLIIHGTEDAVTPIDWSEETADAWAAAGADVELERLDGAGHIFFDDEWREAMDAAEEFFEDAL; from the coding sequence ATGTCCCGCTACGCCTCCAGCACCGCTCGCCGCGTCGCGCGGCGCACGCTCGTGACATCCGGCGTCGCCCTTGCACTGCTGCTCGCGGGCTGCGGCGCAACCGACCCCGCCGTCACCGCGGATGAGACGGCCGCCCCCGGCGACCGGATGACCCTGCGCACGCTCGCCGAGAGTGACGAGAAGCCCCAGCTCGAACTGGGCGAGCGCACCGGGGGCGGCAGCGCCTACACGACCCGTCGGGTGACCTATGAAAGTGGCGGCATCACCGTGTCCGGCTCGCTGAGCGTGCCAACGGGCGACGGGCCGCATCCCGGCCTGGTGCTCGCGCACGGTCTGGTCGATCCGGAGTCCTACACCGATGGCAGTGGGATGCCGCGCGAACAGCATCACTTCGCCGACGCCGGCTATGTGGTTCTGAGCGCCGACCTGCGCAGCAGTGAACCGGGCACCGAGGAGGTGACCGCACTCAGCATCGACATGGGCGCCACCCTTGACGTGATCAATGCGGTGCGCGCGCTCGCGAGCGCCGACCTGCCCTCGCTTGACGAGGACCGCATCAGCCTGTTGGGTCACTCGATGGGCGGAGTGCTGGTGATCAACGCGATGGTCGCCAAGCCCGACCTCGTCGACGCGGTCGTGGCACTCGCGCCGGCCAGCAGCGACCCGATCGAACTGGTGGAGCAGCTCAGCCCGATGGCGGGCGGTTCCCGCGATCGGGTGTACGCCCGCTTCGGTACGCCCGAGCAGCACCCCGAGTTCTGGGAAGACCTTTCCGCGCGCACCTTCGCCGAGCAGGCGGAGGCGCCGCTGCTGATCATCCATGGCACGGAGGATGCAGTCACTCCGATCGACTGGTCGGAGGAGACCGCGGATGCCTGGGCCGCGGCCGGTGCGGACGTGGAACTGGAGCGACTCGACGGCGCCGGGCACATCTTCTTCGATGACGAGTGGCGCGAGGCGATGGATGCCGCGGAGGAGTTCTTCGAGGATGCGCTCTAG
- a CDS encoding GAP family protein, with the protein MQAIVPILPIALADALSSVPIMASIFILLAPNRSRAALPFLVGWVVGIFVVVLLCTLLAQVVPTTRSPRRPDTVVAALEILLGVAIIGVAAWSWLRSRHQSRPTGANWLKKVDMLGPWSSLGLGLLLNLRPKGLLLAGAAGLSIRADAESTTSALLAVTIYTLIAASTVAAPVIATLAAPARMTPRLVRIKEWMSRHGEAVTSVILALIGAVIVVMGIARW; encoded by the coding sequence TTGCAGGCGATCGTTCCGATTCTCCCGATCGCGCTGGCGGATGCGCTCAGCTCGGTACCGATCATGGCGAGCATCTTCATCCTGCTTGCGCCCAACCGGTCGCGGGCAGCGCTGCCGTTCCTTGTCGGCTGGGTCGTTGGCATATTCGTCGTGGTGCTCCTGTGCACGCTTCTGGCCCAAGTCGTCCCCACCACCCGTTCCCCGCGCCGACCGGACACGGTTGTTGCCGCCCTCGAAATTTTGCTCGGCGTGGCAATCATTGGGGTCGCAGCATGGTCCTGGCTGAGGTCACGCCATCAGTCGAGACCGACAGGAGCGAATTGGCTGAAGAAGGTCGACATGCTCGGTCCGTGGTCGTCGCTTGGCCTGGGACTCCTCCTCAACCTGCGGCCGAAGGGGCTGCTCCTTGCTGGCGCCGCCGGGCTCTCAATTCGCGCCGATGCGGAGTCCACGACATCCGCCCTGCTCGCGGTCACGATCTATACCCTCATCGCCGCATCGACCGTTGCAGCGCCGGTGATTGCAACGCTCGCAGCGCCGGCCCGCATGACACCCCGGCTGGTGCGAATTAAGGAGTGGATGAGTCGACACGGTGAGGCCGTCACCAGCGTGATCCTGGCGCTGATCGGTGCGGTGATCGTTGTCATGGGCATCGCCCGCTGGTAG
- a CDS encoding MFS transporter: MPNRHPLGASYWKLWTSSGMSNLADGLFSVALPLVAIAYTQEPILIAGVALALRLPWLLFALQAGALADRLDRRWLMVTANSIRAAALVVLAIAMFLDLGSIWLIYVVALGIGFAETIYDTSAQSIMPQIVPKDQLSRANGRLYAVELTANAFIGPPLGGFLVAVGAALAFANAAGLWILAVGVLLLIRGNFKVERTTRTSIRADIAEGLRYLLGHRILRTLAIMTGIFNLASNAAFAVFVLYAVGPTSAMNLTEAGYGLLLTATAVGSLLGSLVAERVERRLGRARTLGIVVMTGGLVLAVPAFTDNPFIIAAGFFIDGIAIVLWNVVAVSLRQRIAPAYMLGRVNSSYRLLAWGTIPLGALLGGLFGQWLGLPFVFLAAGLLTVGLVGLLWILTDEAMDAAEAETAE, from the coding sequence ATGCCTAACCGCCACCCCCTTGGCGCCTCCTACTGGAAGCTCTGGACGTCCTCCGGCATGTCCAACCTCGCCGACGGTCTGTTCAGCGTTGCCCTGCCGCTCGTCGCGATCGCCTACACCCAGGAGCCGATCCTGATCGCGGGCGTCGCCCTCGCACTGCGGTTGCCATGGCTGCTGTTCGCCCTGCAGGCCGGCGCGCTCGCCGACCGGCTCGACCGACGCTGGCTGATGGTCACCGCGAACTCGATCCGCGCCGCCGCGCTCGTCGTACTCGCAATCGCGATGTTCCTCGACCTCGGATCGATCTGGCTGATCTACGTCGTCGCACTCGGCATCGGCTTCGCCGAAACCATTTACGACACGAGTGCGCAGTCGATCATGCCCCAGATCGTGCCGAAGGATCAGTTGTCCCGTGCCAACGGCCGCCTCTATGCGGTCGAGCTCACCGCGAACGCGTTCATCGGCCCGCCGCTCGGCGGCTTCCTCGTCGCCGTGGGCGCCGCGCTCGCGTTCGCCAACGCCGCCGGGCTCTGGATTCTCGCGGTGGGCGTTCTGCTGCTCATTCGCGGCAACTTCAAGGTCGAGCGGACTACGCGCACCAGCATCCGGGCCGACATCGCCGAAGGCCTGCGCTACCTGCTCGGCCACCGCATCCTGCGCACCCTCGCGATCATGACCGGCATCTTCAACCTCGCCTCGAACGCAGCCTTCGCCGTGTTCGTGCTGTACGCCGTCGGCCCAACCTCGGCGATGAATCTCACCGAGGCGGGGTACGGCCTGCTGCTCACCGCAACCGCCGTCGGCAGTCTGCTCGGGTCGCTCGTCGCCGAGCGGGTCGAGCGCCGGCTCGGTCGTGCTCGCACCCTCGGAATCGTTGTGATGACTGGCGGGCTGGTCCTCGCCGTGCCGGCGTTCACTGACAACCCGTTCATCATCGCCGCGGGCTTCTTCATCGACGGCATCGCGATCGTGCTGTGGAACGTCGTCGCGGTCTCGCTCCGGCAACGGATCGCCCCCGCCTACATGCTCGGCAGGGTGAACAGCAGCTATCGACTGCTCGCCTGGGGAACGATCCCGCTGGGCGCCCTGCTCGGCGGCCTGTTCGGACAGTGGCTCGGTTTGCCGTTCGTGTTCCTTGCCGCTGGCCTGCTCACGGTTGGTCTGGTCGGGTTGCTGTGGATCCTCACCGATGAGGCGATGGATGCCGCGGAAGCCGAGACTGCGGAGTAG
- a CDS encoding ATP-binding protein — protein MNASREIPPIRIRALKLVGPKHEYLIDFNSGPASTAQQLSIIAGEISTGKTTILEFIDYCLGAKHHPEHDEVLDNVRTAQLAIEVREIAEVESSGDGGSILVRASPYVIERPLGDSNTRAWLYRGGHDDLSESPIQSFTTDPADPESLSQYLLQICGLGGVRLKDAPTQEESDTSILSFRDVQPLWFLTNRRMDNADLVLEKNPHKSLKLRQVVDYFFGVNDGDTSVIAGQIDELRKELNTARSTLGGLRSFLSDAGIQDLAVVDNEADKIRVELADARAQVRAIDLRLSASTQFAANARESFHAAAQHAREAEAKLRERETLVKRLDPLRSQYADDIRKLELLQESRRLFDSLSVTNCPACQSELPPVHMVDGTCSLCRSTVSTHTGHDTPSSLSPDEEDGAREDESTTVDEAFLARERWGLGRRLDQLKRFAAEVRAEADTARGELEKAEIAVREAQVALDASTSAIIAPFVAERDVLTTRASTLESSLAGLSRTRRLLLQLQQRENHVFQTDAALKDAIGRLRALEQTQQSRDVLLATLGARFEDTLKAFGYPKVSGVRLQKNLVPVVRNRRYDLVGSSGAMTLIALAWQLSIFELAIEVGGGHPGFMLIDSPQKNLRPVSNREASTGSDEAEIAANHASIVERVYAHIESWLAAHPEAQIIIVDNEPPDRADESVVVTYSADPDQPPYGLIHNADGRDASALTTPKSVS, from the coding sequence ATGAATGCTTCGCGTGAAATCCCGCCCATTCGTATTCGAGCTCTCAAGTTGGTCGGTCCAAAGCACGAGTATCTGATCGACTTCAACTCTGGTCCTGCGTCAACTGCTCAACAGCTCTCGATTATTGCTGGCGAGATCAGCACAGGGAAGACCACCATCCTTGAATTCATTGACTACTGCCTCGGCGCGAAACATCATCCCGAGCACGATGAAGTGCTTGACAACGTCCGGACAGCGCAGCTAGCGATCGAAGTCAGAGAAATCGCTGAAGTTGAGAGCTCCGGTGACGGCGGCAGCATACTTGTCCGGGCTTCGCCGTACGTCATTGAGCGGCCTTTGGGGGATTCGAACACGCGTGCGTGGCTCTACCGAGGAGGCCACGACGATCTCTCCGAAAGCCCTATTCAGTCGTTCACCACAGATCCGGCCGACCCGGAGTCGCTGTCCCAATACTTGTTACAGATATGCGGGCTGGGTGGGGTGAGACTGAAGGATGCGCCGACACAGGAAGAGTCGGACACCAGCATTCTCAGTTTCCGTGACGTTCAGCCTCTGTGGTTCCTCACGAACCGGAGGATGGATAACGCTGATCTAGTTCTTGAGAAGAATCCGCACAAGTCGCTAAAACTTCGGCAAGTCGTGGACTACTTTTTTGGTGTAAATGATGGTGATACTTCAGTTATCGCAGGGCAGATCGATGAGCTTCGCAAGGAGTTGAACACAGCGCGGTCTACGCTTGGCGGCCTGCGAAGCTTTCTTTCGGATGCCGGAATCCAGGATCTCGCGGTTGTCGACAATGAGGCCGACAAGATACGAGTCGAATTGGCGGACGCTCGCGCCCAAGTGCGTGCGATCGATCTGAGGCTCAGTGCTTCCACACAGTTTGCCGCGAACGCGAGGGAAAGCTTCCATGCCGCTGCTCAGCACGCGCGAGAGGCCGAGGCCAAGCTCAGAGAGCGGGAAACTTTAGTCAAGCGACTAGACCCGCTCCGCTCCCAGTACGCCGATGACATCCGAAAGCTCGAGTTGCTTCAGGAGTCGCGACGTCTATTTGATTCGTTATCAGTGACGAACTGTCCCGCTTGCCAGTCCGAGCTTCCCCCGGTCCACATGGTCGACGGCACCTGCTCGCTTTGCCGGTCGACCGTGAGCACGCACACCGGACACGACACCCCAAGTAGCTTGTCACCGGACGAGGAAGACGGAGCACGCGAGGACGAGTCGACGACCGTGGATGAGGCCTTCTTAGCTCGGGAGAGGTGGGGGCTCGGGCGGCGACTGGATCAGCTCAAGCGGTTTGCCGCAGAAGTTCGCGCGGAAGCAGATACCGCTCGCGGAGAGTTGGAAAAAGCGGAGATCGCGGTTCGGGAGGCGCAGGTCGCTTTGGACGCATCCACGAGTGCGATCATCGCTCCATTCGTTGCCGAGCGCGATGTACTTACCACCAGGGCGTCGACGCTCGAGTCGTCGCTTGCAGGGCTGTCAAGAACGAGAAGACTGCTCCTACAGTTGCAGCAGCGAGAGAATCACGTGTTCCAAACCGATGCGGCGTTGAAGGATGCGATCGGCCGCTTGCGGGCCCTGGAGCAGACTCAACAATCGAGAGACGTTTTGCTCGCCACCCTTGGCGCGCGGTTCGAGGACACGCTAAAGGCTTTTGGGTACCCGAAAGTAAGCGGCGTGCGGCTGCAGAAGAATCTTGTTCCGGTGGTGAGGAATCGGCGATATGACTTAGTGGGATCGTCGGGCGCGATGACACTGATTGCATTGGCATGGCAGCTCTCCATATTCGAGCTCGCCATCGAAGTCGGAGGCGGGCACCCAGGATTCATGCTTATCGACAGTCCGCAGAAGAACCTTCGCCCTGTGTCCAATCGTGAAGCCTCTACCGGCAGCGACGAAGCGGAAATTGCAGCAAATCACGCGAGCATCGTGGAACGCGTATATGCGCACATTGAGTCGTGGTTGGCTGCGCATCCCGAGGCGCAGATCATTATCGTCGATAATGAGCCGCCCGATCGCGCTGACGAATCCGTCGTCGTCACTTACTCCGCCGATCCAGACCAGCCGCCCTATGGGCTCATCCACAATGCAGATGGTCGCGACGCGTCAGCCCTCACAACCCCTAAGTCGGTCAGCTAG
- a CDS encoding anthrone oxygenase family protein, giving the protein MSAIETAVTASAAVGAGAAGGVYLAFSAMVSPVLRTRPAAEAVASMQRINEHAVRAPFMTVFFGGAAAASAVLVTELASGPAGSNPARAIGSALALASFVTTVVANVPRNNALARADAGGADAAWKAFDRPWSRANHLRAVFALAGAALLALSGG; this is encoded by the coding sequence ATGAGCGCGATCGAGACGGCGGTGACCGCGTCGGCAGCCGTCGGTGCTGGGGCAGCCGGCGGCGTCTACCTGGCGTTCTCGGCGATGGTCTCGCCCGTCCTGCGGACGCGGCCGGCCGCGGAGGCGGTGGCCAGCATGCAGCGGATCAACGAGCACGCGGTGCGAGCGCCGTTCATGACGGTGTTCTTCGGTGGGGCGGCCGCGGCGTCCGCGGTGCTGGTGACCGAGCTGGCGTCTGGGCCGGCTGGCTCGAACCCGGCGCGAGCTATCGGCTCGGCGCTAGCTCTGGCGTCGTTCGTCACAACGGTCGTGGCGAACGTTCCCAGGAACAACGCGCTAGCCCGTGCCGATGCTGGGGGAGCGGATGCCGCATGGAAGGCGTTCGACCGTCCGTGGTCCCGTGCGAACCACCTGCGGGCGGTGTTTGCTTTGGCAGGTGCGGCGCTCCTGGCCCTGTCCGGTGGTTGA